ACCCGCGCGCGACGAGCTCGTCGGTCAGCGTGAACGGGTCGCACGTCGCGTCCGTGGCCAGGGTGACCAGCGTCGAGTCGGGGGCGACGACCAGGCGCAGGGCGGGCTCGTCGTCGACCATCGCCACGATCGCGTCGACGGCGTCGAACGCCTGCCCGGCGAGGCGGAGGTAGCCCGCGTCCCCGATCTCCTGCACGACCGCCCACGTCCCGGCCACCGGTCCGCCCGACCGGGTGGACTGGGTGGTGGCGTTGAGCATCGTGTAGCCCGGCCAGGCTGCCGAGGCGAAGAACTGCGGCTTGCGGAGCCCGGCGTCGCGGTGCACCAGGACCGACGTGCCCTTCGGGGCGTAGGCGTACTTGTGGGTGTCGACCGAGATCGAGGTGACGCCCTCGACGGCGAAGGTCCACGGTCGTACGTCGCGCCCGAGCCGGCCGGCGTACGGCAGCACCCAGCCGCCGATGCAGGCGTCGACGTGGCACCGCACGCCGCGCCCCGCGGCCGCCGCGGCGATCTCGGTGACGGGGTCGACCACGCCGTGGGCGTAGGACGGGGCGCTGGCGACGACCAGCACCGTGTCGTCGTCGATCGCCGCGGCCATCGCCGGCGCGTCGGCCCGGAAGTCCCGACCGACCGGCACCAGGACGGTCTCGACGCCGAAGTAGTGCGCCGCCTTGTGGAACGCGGCGTGCGCCGTCGCGGGCAGGACCATCCGCGGTCGGGTGACGTCCGGCCGGCTGTCCCGTGCCCCCTGCACGGCCAGCAGGATCGACTCCGTCCCGCCGGAGGTCACCGTGCCGACCGCGGACGCGGGCGCGTCGAGCAGATCGCAGGCGAAGCCGACCAGCTCGTTCTCCATCCGCAGCAGCGACGGGAACGCGGTCGGGTCGAGGGCGTTCGACGCGGCGTACGCCGCCACCGCCTCGCGGGCGACGCGGTCGACCTCCGGCTCACCGGAGTCGTAGACGTAGGCCAGGGTGCGACCGCCGTGGACCGGGAGGTCGGCCCCCTGGAGGGCCCGCAACCGCTCGAGCGGGCTCGTCGGCTCAGCCATGCAGGGCTCCTTCCGCGGCCGCCACCTCGGCGGCGTCGAGGGTGTACTGGCGCAGCCACCACAGGCTGAGCAGGGTCAGGGCGGCGGGCAGGACGGAGAAGCCGAGGGTGATCGCGGTCAGCGCCGAGTCGGGCTGGTCGAGCTCGCGGCCCTCGCTGGAGAGGTAGCCGCCGAGGGCGAGCACGACCGCGAAGACCGCCGGTCCGAGCGCGAGCCCCAGCGTCTCTCCGGCGGTCCAGACCCCGGTGTAGACGCCGGTCCGGTTCTCGCCGGTGCGCGCGGAGTCGACGGCCGCGGCGTCGGGCAGCATCGCCATCGGGAAGACCTGGCAGCCGGCGTAGCCGACGCCGACCAGCGCGGTCGCCGCGAAGACCACCGCCGGCGGGGCGACCCGGGCGGTCACGGCGAGCAGCGCCCCGGCGGCCAGGACGACCGAGGCGATGGCGTAGCCACGGCGCTTGCCGATCCGGGTGCCGAGCGCCGCCCACGCGGGCGTCAGCAGCAGCGCCGGGCCCACGAAGCAGACGAACAG
Above is a genomic segment from Nocardioides okcheonensis containing:
- a CDS encoding pyridoxal phosphate-dependent decarboxylase family protein, which gives rise to MAEPTSPLERLRALQGADLPVHGGRTLAYVYDSGEPEVDRVAREAVAAYAASNALDPTAFPSLLRMENELVGFACDLLDAPASAVGTVTSGGTESILLAVQGARDSRPDVTRPRMVLPATAHAAFHKAAHYFGVETVLVPVGRDFRADAPAMAAAIDDDTVLVVASAPSYAHGVVDPVTEIAAAAAGRGVRCHVDACIGGWVLPYAGRLGRDVRPWTFAVEGVTSISVDTHKYAYAPKGTSVLVHRDAGLRKPQFFASAAWPGYTMLNATTQSTRSGGPVAGTWAVVQEIGDAGYLRLAGQAFDAVDAIVAMVDDEPALRLVVAPDSTLVTLATDATCDPFTLTDELVARGWYVQPQLSFAGDGPSIHLSVSAGTLAHVDDLRTALRESVAAAQAAGPVAVDAGVVAFIEALDPAALGDDDFDGLLAASGLVGASADGDLELPTRMAEVNAMLDVASPAMREALLVAFLDRLQRPVRAGGPA